The Corythoichthys intestinalis isolate RoL2023-P3 chromosome 1, ASM3026506v1, whole genome shotgun sequence genome has a segment encoding these proteins:
- the LOC130916817 gene encoding protein phosphatase 1 regulatory subunit 3E, producing the protein MERKQMRSDGAKSAQQQLRQLVLDSEVSVTQPRRQSASGILKPDCLVSPVAGLHTTTELGSAVQGLRRCMEGDLARPTADMLPPKTCLPRNYSCIAGLFGSLAAANPRLDDGDDFDIINGTCEPVESPVVDERPRGRETFLKPPQSPSLRRRCKSLPTPTERAKLEISRSRSPTSQKKVRFADSLGLELISVKHFDDSDEPEVPERILAKIPRSTDFNHMATTKFPRPLPQSVFMELQFTSPGTLPDFEQKVREVKVLLESVETDEFSLSGFVRVLNLAFEKSVSLRYSLNNWITFMDSLASYVPHSSDGTTDRFSFKVVMPTYMENGGTLQFAIKYTVGGEDFWDNNNGNNYKVRRHRFKMSPPKEWENGWIHFI; encoded by the exons ATGGAGCGGAAGCAGATGAG ATCAGATGGAGCAAAGAGCGCTCAACAACAGCTGCGTCAATTGGTCTTGGACTCGGAAGTCTCCGTGACGCAGCCTCGTCGCCAATCCGCGAGTGGGATACTGAAACCTGACTGCTTGGTCTCCCCAGTCGCCGGTCTCCACACGACCACCGAGTTGGGCTCTGCAGTGCAGGGGCTGCGGCGTTGTATGGAAGGAGATCTTGCGCGCCCTACCGCGGACATGCTGCCCCCAAAGACCTGCCTGCCCAGGAACTACAGCTGCATCGCCGGGCTTTTCGGCAGCTTGGCCGCGGCCAATCCTCGTCTGGACGATGGGGATGATTTTGACATTATCAATGGCACCTGTGAGCCCGTCGAGAGCCCCGTGGTGGACGAGAGGCCGCGGGGGCGGGAGACCTTCCTCAAACCCCCCCAGAGCCCCAGCCTGCGCCGGAGGTGCAAGTCTCTCCCTACTCCCACGGAAAGGGCCAAGTTGGAAATATCCCGCAGCAGAAGTCCAACAAGTCAGAAAAAGGTCCGCTTCGCCGACTCCCTCGGTCTGGAGCTCATCTCCGTGAAACATTTCGACGACTCGGACGAACCCGAGGTGCCGGAGCGCATTTTGGCCAAAATACCCAGATCTACGGACTTCAATCACATGGCGACCACTAAATTCCCACGACCCCTCCCGCAGTCGGTCTTCATGGAGCTGCAGTTCACCAGCCCCGGCACGCTTCCCGATTTCGAGCAGAAAGTGCGGGAGGTGAAAGTCCTGCTGGAGAGCGTGGAGACAGACGAGTTCAGCCTGTCCGGCTTCGTGCGCGTTTTGAACCTGGCCTTTGAGAAGAGCGTATCTTTACGCTACTCCCTCAACAACTGGATCACCTTTATGGACAGTTTGGCATCTTACGTGCCCCACTCAAGCGACGGCACTACGGATCGCTTCTCCTTCAAAGTGGTCATGCCTACCTACATGGAGAACGGAGGCACGTTGCAATTCGCTATTAAATACACAGTCGGCGGCGAGGACTTTTGGGATAACAACAACGGGAATAACTACAAAGTGCGACGTCACCGCTTCAAGATGTCTCCACCGAAGGAATGGGAGAACGGCTGGATCCACTTCATTTAA